The following are encoded together in the Rhizobium sp. SSA_523 genome:
- a CDS encoding ABC transporter ATP-binding protein: MTYDLRPASLVLSDVRKSYGSLDVIHGIDLTIGEGEFVVFVGPSGCGKSTLLRMIAGLEEVTEGDVVIKGRDVTDLDPSERGIAMVFQSYALYPHMSVRDNLAFGLKMSRTATVEIDRRVAQAAAILKIEHLLERRPGQLSGGQRQRVAIGRAIVRKPDVFLFDEPLSNLDAELRVSMRIEIARLHRDLGNTMIYVTHDQTEAMTLADRIVILRDGRIEQVGSPRQVYQDPANTFVAGFIGSPRMNLIEATWERGAPRVSETVLPAPAVRQPPADGASLTFGIRPEHIRIATDDQEGLPAVVEFSEYLGGTCYLYCRLSGGQALTIESRDELQLQSGDRLTLALPAERSFLFDASGQRLR, from the coding sequence ATGACGTATGACTTGAGGCCGGCCAGCCTGGTTCTGTCGGATGTTCGCAAGAGCTATGGCAGCCTGGACGTGATCCACGGCATCGATCTGACGATAGGCGAGGGCGAATTCGTCGTCTTTGTCGGGCCATCCGGATGCGGCAAGTCCACGCTCCTGCGGATGATCGCCGGGCTTGAAGAGGTGACCGAGGGTGATGTGGTGATCAAGGGCCGCGATGTCACCGATCTCGATCCCTCCGAGCGGGGCATCGCCATGGTGTTCCAGTCCTATGCACTGTATCCGCATATGAGCGTGCGCGACAATCTGGCCTTCGGACTGAAGATGTCGCGCACAGCCACGGTCGAAATCGACCGGCGGGTCGCTCAGGCTGCGGCCATCCTCAAGATCGAGCATCTCCTGGAGCGGCGGCCGGGCCAGTTGTCCGGTGGCCAGCGTCAACGGGTGGCGATCGGCCGCGCCATCGTCCGCAAACCGGATGTCTTCCTGTTCGACGAGCCGCTGTCCAATCTCGATGCGGAACTGCGTGTCTCGATGCGCATCGAGATCGCACGGCTGCACCGCGATCTCGGCAATACGATGATCTATGTGACGCACGACCAGACCGAGGCGATGACGCTCGCCGATCGTATCGTGATCCTGCGGGACGGCCGGATCGAGCAGGTCGGCTCGCCGCGGCAAGTCTATCAGGATCCCGCCAATACCTTCGTCGCGGGCTTCATCGGATCGCCGCGCATGAACCTGATCGAGGCGACATGGGAAAGGGGCGCCCCTCGTGTCAGTGAGACGGTCTTGCCCGCCCCGGCGGTGAGGCAGCCGCCTGCCGACGGCGCATCCCTCACCTTCGGCATCAGGCCCGAACACATCCGGATTGCGACGGATGACCAGGAGGGGTTGCCGGCTGTCGTGGAGTTCAGCGAATATCTTGGTGGCACCTGCTACCTCTATTGCCGGCTGTCGGGAGGACAGGCCCTGACCATTGAGAGCCGGGATGAACTCCAGCTGCAGAGCGGCGACAGGTTGACCCTCGCTCTGCCGGCAGAGCGCAGCTTTCTGTTCGATGCATCCGGCCAGCGCCTGCGCTAG